The following coding sequences are from one Cygnus olor isolate bCygOlo1 chromosome 2, bCygOlo1.pri.v2, whole genome shotgun sequence window:
- the GPNMB gene encoding transmembrane glycoprotein NMB isoform X2, with product MSGVCCHLGFLLLAEVVLCTAATRGRVTAKLVTDSPALVGSNVTFVVTLQFPKCQEEDNDGNIIYQRNCTPDSPASQDQYVYNWTEWIDSCGWENCTSNHSHNVFPDGRPFPHHPGWRRRNFVYLFHTFGQYYQTIGRSSAIFSVNTANMTLGKHVMAVSIYRRGHSTYIPIARASAIYVVTEKIPIFVSMSQKHDRNISDSIFIKDSPITFDVKIHDPSYYLNNSAISYKWNFGDGSGLFVASSATTSHTYALQGNFTLNLTVQAIIPVPCRPVTPTPPLPTSAVMTEASSNSTSSATVETMEDNPDGGCHIYRYGYYTAGISIVEGILEVNIIQMTSIQMTESQAENSLVDFVVTCQGSLPTDVCTAVSDPTCQVSQGVVCDPIVITDECLLTVRRAFDEPGTYCINITLGDDTSQALASALISVNGGSSSGTTKGVFIFLGLLAVFAAVGAFVLYKRYKQYKPIERSAGQAENQEGLSAYFSNFKAIFFPRSTERNPLLKTKPGIV from the exons ATGAGCGGGGTTTGCTGCCACCTCGGATTCCTGCTCCTGGCCGAAGTGGTGCTGTGTACAGCCGCCACAC gaGGAAGGGTGACAGCCAAACTGGTCACTGATAGCCCAGCACTGGTAGGATCCAATGTGACCTTTGTTGTGACTCTCCAGTTTCCCAAGTGCCAGGAAGAAGATAACGATGGCAACATTATCTACCAGAGAAACTGTACCCCGG ATTCCCCAGCTTCCCAGGATCAGTATGTCTACAACTGGACTGAATGGATTGACAGCTGTGGCTGGGAAAACTGCACAAGCAACCACAGCCATAACGTATTCCCAGATGGGAGGCCTTTCCCTCATCATCCCGGCTGGAGAAGAAGGAACTTTGTCTACCTGTTTCATACATTCG GTCAGTACTATCAAACAATTGGACGATCTTCAGCGATTTTTTCAGTCAACACAGCAAATATGACTCTTGGCAAACACGTAATGGCAGTATCCATTTACAGGAGAGGGCACTCAACATACATTCCAATTGCAAGAGCAAGTGCCATTTATGTTGTAACGG aaaaGATTCCAATATTTGTGAGTATGTCCCAAAAACATGACCGCAACATCTCAGACTCCATTTTTATCAAAGACTCACCAATCACATTTGATGTGAAGATCCATGATCCCAGCTACTACCTAAATAATTCTGCCATTTCCTACAAGTGGAACTTTGGAGATGGAAGTGGCTTATTTGTAGCAAGCAGTGCCACCACATCTCACACCTATGCTCTGCAAGGAAACTTCACTCTGAATTTAACCGTCCAAGCTATTATACCTGTACCTTGCAGGCCAGTAACACCTACCCCACCACTGCCCACCTCAGCAG TAATGACTGAAGCATCTTCTAATTCAACGTCTTCTGCCACTGTTGAGACAATGGAAGACAATCCTGATGGAGGTTGCCATATTTACAGATATGGATACTATACAGCTGGTATCTCCATTGTAG AGGGAATCCTTGAGGTAAATATTATTCAGATGACAAGCATCCAGATGACAGAAAGTCAAGCTGAAAATTCACTGGTTGACTTTGTTGTTACCTGCCAAGGGAG TCTCCCCACAGATGTCTGTACAGCAGTTTCTGACCCCACATGTCAGGTGTCTCAGGGTGTGGTATGTGACCCCATCGTCATCACTGATGAATGCTTACTCACCGTAAGGAGAGCTTTTGACGAACCTGGGACGTACTGCATAAACATCACCTTGGGGGACGACACAAGTCAAGCCCTTGCCAGCGCGCTCATTTCTGTGAACGGAG GATCATCCTCAGGAACAACAAAAGGTGTCTTCATCTTCCTTGGTTTGTTGGCAGTGTTTGCCGCTGTTGGGGCTTTTGTCCTTTACAA GAGATACAAACAATACAAACCTATTGAGAGAAGCGCAGGACAAGCAGAGAACCAGGAGGGACTAAGTGCTTACTTCAGCAAtttcaaagccattttcttCCCTAGGAGCACTGAGAGAAATCCTCTCTTGAAAACCAAACCAGGCATTGTTTAA
- the GPNMB gene encoding transmembrane glycoprotein NMB isoform X1, whose product MSGVCCHLGFLLLAEVVLCTAATRFQDVLSNRRTPPVASYKQLQGWSSDQNKWNEKLYPFWEEDDPRWKDCWKGGRVTAKLVTDSPALVGSNVTFVVTLQFPKCQEEDNDGNIIYQRNCTPDSPASQDQYVYNWTEWIDSCGWENCTSNHSHNVFPDGRPFPHHPGWRRRNFVYLFHTFGQYYQTIGRSSAIFSVNTANMTLGKHVMAVSIYRRGHSTYIPIARASAIYVVTEKIPIFVSMSQKHDRNISDSIFIKDSPITFDVKIHDPSYYLNNSAISYKWNFGDGSGLFVASSATTSHTYALQGNFTLNLTVQAIIPVPCRPVTPTPPLPTSAVMTEASSNSTSSATVETMEDNPDGGCHIYRYGYYTAGISIVEGILEVNIIQMTSIQMTESQAENSLVDFVVTCQGSLPTDVCTAVSDPTCQVSQGVVCDPIVITDECLLTVRRAFDEPGTYCINITLGDDTSQALASALISVNGGSSSGTTKGVFIFLGLLAVFAAVGAFVLYKRYKQYKPIERSAGQAENQEGLSAYFSNFKAIFFPRSTERNPLLKTKPGIV is encoded by the exons ATGAGCGGGGTTTGCTGCCACCTCGGATTCCTGCTCCTGGCCGAAGTGGTGCTGTGTACAGCCGCCACAC GGTTTCAAGATGTGCTGAGCAACAGAAGAACTCCTCCTGTTGCATCCTACAAGCAGCTACAAGGCTGGTCTAGTGATCAAAATAAATGGAATGAAAAACTTTATCCTTTCTGGGAGGAAGATGATCCCAGGTGGAAGGACTGCTGGAAAG gaGGAAGGGTGACAGCCAAACTGGTCACTGATAGCCCAGCACTGGTAGGATCCAATGTGACCTTTGTTGTGACTCTCCAGTTTCCCAAGTGCCAGGAAGAAGATAACGATGGCAACATTATCTACCAGAGAAACTGTACCCCGG ATTCCCCAGCTTCCCAGGATCAGTATGTCTACAACTGGACTGAATGGATTGACAGCTGTGGCTGGGAAAACTGCACAAGCAACCACAGCCATAACGTATTCCCAGATGGGAGGCCTTTCCCTCATCATCCCGGCTGGAGAAGAAGGAACTTTGTCTACCTGTTTCATACATTCG GTCAGTACTATCAAACAATTGGACGATCTTCAGCGATTTTTTCAGTCAACACAGCAAATATGACTCTTGGCAAACACGTAATGGCAGTATCCATTTACAGGAGAGGGCACTCAACATACATTCCAATTGCAAGAGCAAGTGCCATTTATGTTGTAACGG aaaaGATTCCAATATTTGTGAGTATGTCCCAAAAACATGACCGCAACATCTCAGACTCCATTTTTATCAAAGACTCACCAATCACATTTGATGTGAAGATCCATGATCCCAGCTACTACCTAAATAATTCTGCCATTTCCTACAAGTGGAACTTTGGAGATGGAAGTGGCTTATTTGTAGCAAGCAGTGCCACCACATCTCACACCTATGCTCTGCAAGGAAACTTCACTCTGAATTTAACCGTCCAAGCTATTATACCTGTACCTTGCAGGCCAGTAACACCTACCCCACCACTGCCCACCTCAGCAG TAATGACTGAAGCATCTTCTAATTCAACGTCTTCTGCCACTGTTGAGACAATGGAAGACAATCCTGATGGAGGTTGCCATATTTACAGATATGGATACTATACAGCTGGTATCTCCATTGTAG AGGGAATCCTTGAGGTAAATATTATTCAGATGACAAGCATCCAGATGACAGAAAGTCAAGCTGAAAATTCACTGGTTGACTTTGTTGTTACCTGCCAAGGGAG TCTCCCCACAGATGTCTGTACAGCAGTTTCTGACCCCACATGTCAGGTGTCTCAGGGTGTGGTATGTGACCCCATCGTCATCACTGATGAATGCTTACTCACCGTAAGGAGAGCTTTTGACGAACCTGGGACGTACTGCATAAACATCACCTTGGGGGACGACACAAGTCAAGCCCTTGCCAGCGCGCTCATTTCTGTGAACGGAG GATCATCCTCAGGAACAACAAAAGGTGTCTTCATCTTCCTTGGTTTGTTGGCAGTGTTTGCCGCTGTTGGGGCTTTTGTCCTTTACAA GAGATACAAACAATACAAACCTATTGAGAGAAGCGCAGGACAAGCAGAGAACCAGGAGGGACTAAGTGCTTACTTCAGCAAtttcaaagccattttcttCCCTAGGAGCACTGAGAGAAATCCTCTCTTGAAAACCAAACCAGGCATTGTTTAA